One genomic segment of uncultured Fusobacterium sp. includes these proteins:
- a CDS encoding HAD family phosphatase, whose product MELKLVIFDMDGVILDSERVANLAWFQVSEKYNLGLTLEKLRDIKGGTTARTKGILSERVGVELAEKIMKEKREIQLDIIKNEGGIKLKKGVVELLEYIKEKKLKCAVATSTSRESAKKQLKETGVYDYFDTLVFGDEVENGKPAPDIFLKACEKFEINPKEAFVIEDSVLGATAANRAGIKCLVVEDTIKFTEEENKLAYRKFGSLLEIKKLEILI is encoded by the coding sequence ATGGAGTTAAAGTTAGTTATATTTGATATGGATGGTGTTATCTTAGATAGTGAAAGAGTAGCAAATTTAGCTTGGTTTCAAGTGAGTGAAAAATATAATTTAGGTCTAACTTTGGAAAAATTAAGAGATATAAAAGGTGGGACTACAGCTAGAACAAAAGGGATATTATCTGAGAGAGTTGGAGTAGAATTAGCAGAGAAAATAATGAAAGAAAAAAGAGAGATACAGCTAGATATTATAAAAAATGAAGGAGGAATAAAATTAAAAAAAGGAGTTGTAGAACTTTTAGAATACATAAAAGAAAAGAAATTAAAATGTGCAGTAGCAACTTCAACAAGTAGAGAGAGTGCTAAAAAACAATTAAAAGAAACAGGAGTATATGATTATTTTGATACATTGGTTTTTGGAGATGAAGTAGAAAATGGGAAGCCAGCACCAGATATATTTTTAAAAGCCTGTGAAAAGTTTGAGATAAATCCTAAAGAAGCTTTTGTTATTGAAGATTCAGTATTAGGAGCTACAGCAGCTAATAGAGCTGGAATAAAATGTCTTGTAGTAGAAGATACCATAAAATTTACTGAAGAAGAAAATAAATTGGCTTATAGAAAGTTTGGCAGTTTATTAGAAATAAAAAAATTAGAAATACTAATATAA
- a CDS encoding PLP-dependent aminotransferase family protein, with protein MKKEKLNHSQKLYESLRLEILNEKEEGKKFYSIRQLVIKYNLNINTVLKVLKKLELDGYLYAKKGKGYFIARNKKMKIDKEEMPLMKNFHGNNKNNQEINLANGSPNIENYPYLLYEELTIKALKKYKSELLGYQDVQGLESLRKILADEIEKRDIFINFEDIIITSGTQLALVIILKMFVDINRKIIGISSPDYPNSFNLMKGIMDIRTFELKYDGWDLNKFEKFLKKEKLDLIYLVPNFHNPTGITWSEEKKKRIVELAEKYDFYIIEDDCFSDFYYTKKVSTLKSFDKIGRERVIYIKTYSKVMMPDLGLAMMVLPPVLSQRALYVKYCIDHNTSGLRQKVLEYLIIEGYLDQHLFILKKRLKGKYKEAIKLLSEINEITILTKIKGGFFIWIKLPTYITEKELCEECKKRGVNILPGNLFYLDEKITNKIRISFITPTIDEIRRGIKILKEVLEKFKKVEE; from the coding sequence GTGAAAAAAGAAAAATTAAATCACTCACAAAAATTATATGAGAGCCTTAGATTAGAAATTTTAAATGAAAAAGAAGAAGGAAAAAAGTTTTATTCAATTAGACAACTTGTGATTAAATATAATTTAAATATTAATACAGTATTAAAAGTACTAAAAAAGTTAGAGTTGGATGGGTATTTATATGCTAAGAAGGGAAAAGGATACTTTATAGCTAGAAATAAAAAAATGAAAATAGATAAAGAGGAAATGCCATTGATGAAAAATTTTCATGGTAATAATAAAAATAATCAGGAGATAAATTTAGCTAATGGTAGTCCAAATATAGAAAATTATCCATATTTACTTTATGAAGAATTAACAATAAAAGCTTTAAAAAAATATAAATCTGAATTATTAGGTTATCAAGATGTACAGGGACTAGAAAGTCTTAGAAAAATACTGGCAGATGAAATAGAAAAAAGAGATATTTTTATAAATTTTGAAGATATAATAATAACTTCTGGAACACAACTAGCATTAGTAATAATTTTAAAAATGTTTGTTGATATAAATAGAAAAATAATAGGAATATCATCTCCAGATTATCCTAATAGTTTTAATCTTATGAAAGGAATTATGGATATAAGAACTTTTGAATTGAAATACGATGGTTGGGATTTAAATAAGTTTGAGAAATTTTTAAAAAAAGAGAAGCTAGATTTGATTTATTTAGTTCCAAATTTTCATAATCCAACTGGAATTACTTGGTCAGAAGAGAAAAAAAAACGAATAGTTGAACTCGCTGAAAAATATGATTTTTATATAATTGAAGACGATTGTTTTTCTGATTTTTACTATACAAAAAAAGTAAGTACTTTAAAATCTTTTGATAAAATAGGAAGAGAAAGAGTTATTTATATAAAAACTTATTCTAAAGTTATGATGCCTGATTTAGGACTTGCTATGATGGTTTTACCACCTGTATTATCTCAAAGAGCACTATATGTAAAATATTGTATAGATCATAATACTTCTGGACTTAGACAAAAAGTTTTAGAATATTTAATAATAGAGGGATATTTGGATCAACACTTGTTTATCTTAAAAAAAAGATTAAAAGGTAAATATAAAGAAGCAATAAAACTATTGTCTGAAATAAATGAGATAACTATATTAACAAAGATAAAGGGAGGTTTTTTTATTTGGATAAAACTTCCAACATATATTACAGAAAAAGAATTATGCGAAGAATGTAAGAAAAGAGGAGTGAATATACTCCCAGGGAATTTATTTTACTTGGATGAAAAAATAACTAATAAGATAAGAATAAGTTTTATAACTCCTACAATTGATGAAATTAGAAGAGGAATAAAAATATTAAAAGAGGTATTAGAAAAATTTAAAAAAGTAGAGGAATAA